The Helianthus annuus cultivar XRQ/B chromosome 16, HanXRQr2.0-SUNRISE, whole genome shotgun sequence genome includes a window with the following:
- the LOC110935638 gene encoding uncharacterized protein LOC110935638, which produces MGLPFRSLTMLLLLLLIWWSTSEAQTLRALDAILQDYAYRAFHRPRTGRPYDGVPPANLSGIQISALRLRSGSLFTRGVRQYKQFSIPVGVIGTPYVERLVLVYQNLGNWSTTYYPLPPGYMYLAPVLGLLAYDASNLSATNLEELDIYASEDPISIEFTQVQPVRDARCVWFDLDGRINFTKVVSGNKCLTYEQGHFSIVVESTAPSPAPVPQPHQGGGGKGWIIGGSVLGGVALLVLLALLILWVWRFNKRKKVHKMEKAADAGEALHMTAVGNTKAPAATTTRTQPSLETEYVP; this is translated from the coding sequence ATGGGGCTTCCATTTCGAAGTCTCACGATGCTGCTTCTTCTTCTACTGATTTGGTGGTCAACAAGTGAAGCTCAAACACTTAGGGCTCTTGATGCTATTCTCCAGGACTATGCTTATCGTGCATTTCATCGACCCAGAACTGGCCGCCCCTATGATGGGGTCCCCCCTGCAAATTTGTCCGGAATTCAGATATCCGCATTGAGGCTTCGAAGTGGTAGCTTGTTTACTCGAGGTGTTCGACAGTATAAGCAGTTCTCAATCCCAGTTGGGGTCATTGGAACTCCTTATGTGGAGAGGCTGGTTCTGGTGTATCAAAACCTTGGCAATTGGTCCACAACGTATTACCCTTTGCCTCCTGGATACATGTATCTAGCGCCTGTATTGGGTCTTCTAGCTTATGATGCGTCAAACTTATCGGCTACAAACCTGGAAGAACTCGATATTTATGCCTCTGAAGATCCCATCTCGATAGAGTTTACTCAAGTGCAACCGGTGCGTGATGCACGGTGCGTGTGGTTCGATCTAGATGGGCGTATAAACTTCACAAAGGTGGTGTCTGGCAACAAGTGTCTGACTTACGAACAAGGGCATTTCTCTATTGTAGTCGAATCCACAGCCCCATCGCCTGCACCAGTGCCGCAACCACATCAAGGCGGTGGGGggaagggttggattattggtgGGTCTGTACTCGGTGGGGTTGCATTGTTGGTGTTGTTGGCATTGCTGATCCTGTGGGTGTGGAGATTTAATAAGAGGAAGAAAGTGCATAAAATGGAGAAGGCTGCAGATGCTGGTGAAGCACTGCATATGACCGCAGTTGGGAACACGAAAGCACCAGCGGCTACAACCACTAGAACACAGCCAAGTCTGGAAACTGAATATgttccatga
- the LOC110932813 gene encoding uncharacterized protein LOC110932813, translating into MIHTIVALFFFQNLIEEAELQDTGTSNRKVGHETLMADYFLEDPKYSEDIFQHRFRISKRLFLKIVSDVEANDSWFQEALDPRGRKGFTSLQKVTSAIKQLATGSTSDENDEYLHMTERTSHECLEYFCDTVCKIYAPEFLRRPTSHDMALLYEDHEEKHHLPGIPGSLD; encoded by the coding sequence ATGATTCATACGATAGTAGCattattttttttccaaaatctcATCGAAGAAGCCGAACTTCAAGACACTGGCACATCTAACCGAAAGGTGGggcatgagacactcatggcgGATTATTTTCTCGAAGACCCGAAATACAGCGAAGATATTTTTCAGCATAGGTTCCGTATTTCGAAacgtttgtttctaaaaattgtGAGCGACGTGGAAGCGAACGACTCGTGGTTTCAAGAGGCCCTCGATCCGCGAGGTAGGAAGGGCTTTACGTCGTTGCAAAAGGTTACATCGGCTATTAAACAGCTCGCAACTGGTAGCACTTCGGATGAGAACGACGAGTACTTGCATATGACCGAAAGAACTTCCCACGAGTGCCTAGAATATTTTTGCGACACGGTTTGCAAAATATACGCTCCGGAGTTCTTACGTAGACCGACAAGCCACGACATGGCACTTTTATACGAAGATCATGAGGAAAAACATCACCTTCCAGGTATACCCGGTAGCCTTGATTGA